A single Candidatus Thalassolituus haligoni DNA region contains:
- the ilvN gene encoding acetolactate synthase small subunit: MRHIISILLENEPGALSRVVGLFAQRGYNIETLTVAPTEDPTLSRLTMTTHCDDRKIEQITKQLNKLIEVVKLVDLSEGQHIERELMLIKVKAVGAQRAEIKRTADIFRGQIVDVSPSVYTIQLTGATDKLEAFIEAIGSTAVLETVRSGVSGISRGEKVLSL; encoded by the coding sequence ATGCGACATATTATTTCTATCCTGCTGGAAAACGAACCGGGTGCCTTGTCGCGTGTGGTCGGACTGTTTGCCCAGCGTGGCTATAACATTGAAACCCTGACGGTTGCGCCTACCGAAGACCCGACCTTGTCGCGTCTGACCATGACCACCCATTGCGATGATCGCAAGATCGAACAGATCACCAAACAGCTCAATAAGCTGATCGAGGTGGTCAAGCTGGTGGATCTGTCTGAGGGTCAACACATCGAGCGCGAACTGATGCTGATCAAGGTGAAAGCCGTGGGAGCCCAGCGTGCTGAAATCAAACGTACGGCGGATATCTTCCGTGGCCAGATCGTCGATGTGTCACCCAGTGTGTACACCATCCAATTGACTGGCGCGACTGATAAACTGGAAGCCTTTATTGAGGCGATTGGTTCGACTGCAGTGCTGGAAACCGTGCGCAGTGGGGTGTCGGGTATTTCTCGTGGTGAGAAAGTCCTGAGCCTGTAG
- a CDS encoding 7TM-DISM domain-containing protein has protein sequence MADLAKRLFDSSWLAGLLWLLCLSNSSWASSPVLIPESDFNHSISSYVSILEDPESSLSIDDILTQQVQLRFTPSHSENLHFGVSHSTFWLRISLYNPFPIDKQVILALSNNHIPSVSMFDISRSDAITVINGFTAPSGSYQQAHPFLLTLPAMTTQSYLLSLSSGGLINTDVRLMTPQRFLQNEQCQSILIGLVAGWLMATAAYFINLALTRRSWLAWCASGYCLASTVFMVSWLGQLGLLLNIDLEHSEIVTELATGAAIASQSLAVYFLGWKGQHARLFRQILLGSTGLSILGTILLTSLSGSYSETLAPLLVILMQLILAILLGIGSSRHPSAQRWFLTGTMANLGGVLLILFISNNLLEFDSINNWMALLLPSVMTACMVMAVLRLTRKSDQFLESPNRGVAINPAILSQISHELRTPINGVLGMNELLSDTPLTDNQRDFTETIAQAGREMLHVANEISVLAKIQDDHLELDTRAFDLVSLTNQVLVHFQLEANRKQVELMVDQEEDLPARLVGDRNRLQTLLHNLYARLLAYTEQGEISTHLSPLRNNRGQVHGVSIQIQLHGTITNRDDLRIMLDLLCSTHHTNGETPWNLTVSRHLIRFMKASLEMESLTTQAGSLTLYLPLEPESAETSVQPGHDDSLIGMHILIVDDNASLRKVIEKQIRRWGVRVESTYSGKEALAMLRNQAATGHAFDGAIIDQDMPVMNGLELMQRIQDDASISPKPNVLMLTGLSISSVREQAHAVEIYHLLAKPASGERLKRALLELKYRPQRPSSTH, from the coding sequence ATGGCAGATCTGGCAAAAAGGCTATTTGATTCATCATGGTTAGCGGGACTGCTCTGGCTACTATGCCTAAGCAACAGTAGCTGGGCCAGCAGTCCGGTGCTGATTCCGGAAAGTGATTTTAATCATTCGATCAGTAGCTACGTCTCGATCCTGGAAGACCCGGAATCGTCGTTATCCATTGACGATATACTGACCCAGCAAGTCCAATTGCGCTTTACTCCAAGCCATTCCGAGAACCTCCATTTTGGGGTCAGCCATTCCACCTTCTGGCTACGCATCAGTCTTTATAATCCGTTTCCGATAGATAAGCAGGTCATCCTGGCGCTGTCCAATAACCATATTCCGTCAGTATCCATGTTTGATATCAGTCGCAGTGATGCTATCACTGTTATCAATGGTTTTACCGCCCCTTCCGGTAGTTATCAGCAGGCCCACCCGTTCTTGTTAACGTTACCGGCAATGACAACACAAAGTTATCTGCTGTCGTTGTCGAGCGGCGGCCTGATCAATACCGATGTACGGCTGATGACACCACAACGTTTTCTGCAAAACGAACAGTGTCAATCCATTTTGATTGGCTTGGTCGCTGGCTGGTTAATGGCAACCGCAGCTTACTTTATCAATCTGGCCTTAACGCGCCGCTCTTGGCTAGCCTGGTGTGCATCGGGCTACTGTCTGGCATCAACAGTATTTATGGTTAGCTGGCTGGGCCAGTTGGGTTTGTTACTGAATATTGACCTCGAGCATTCGGAAATTGTTACCGAGCTGGCCACCGGTGCCGCCATTGCCAGCCAATCTCTGGCGGTCTACTTCCTTGGCTGGAAAGGCCAGCATGCCCGGTTGTTCCGTCAGATATTACTGGGCAGTACCGGCTTATCAATCCTCGGCACCATACTGCTAACGTCCTTGTCCGGCAGCTATAGCGAAACTCTGGCCCCCCTCCTGGTGATCTTGATGCAATTGATCCTGGCGATCTTGCTCGGCATCGGCAGCAGTCGCCACCCATCAGCACAGCGTTGGTTCCTGACTGGCACCATGGCCAATCTTGGCGGTGTATTACTGATCCTGTTCATCAGCAATAACCTGTTGGAGTTTGATTCCATCAATAACTGGATGGCATTGTTGTTACCGTCCGTTATGACCGCCTGTATGGTCATGGCCGTTTTGCGCCTGACCCGCAAGAGTGACCAGTTTCTGGAATCGCCCAACCGTGGCGTTGCGATCAACCCCGCGATCCTGTCACAAATCAGCCACGAACTGCGCACTCCTATCAACGGCGTGCTCGGCATGAATGAATTATTGTCGGACACCCCACTGACCGATAACCAGCGTGATTTCACCGAAACCATTGCTCAGGCCGGGCGGGAAATGCTGCACGTCGCCAACGAAATTTCGGTACTGGCCAAGATTCAGGATGATCATCTGGAGCTGGACACCCGTGCCTTTGATCTGGTCTCCCTGACCAATCAGGTACTGGTGCATTTTCAACTGGAAGCCAACCGTAAACAGGTTGAACTGATGGTTGACCAGGAAGAAGATCTGCCAGCTCGACTGGTGGGTGACCGTAATCGTCTGCAAACCCTGTTGCATAACCTCTACGCCCGACTGCTGGCCTACACTGAACAAGGTGAAATCAGCACGCACTTAAGCCCGCTACGCAACAACCGGGGCCAGGTTCATGGTGTGTCGATCCAGATTCAGTTACATGGCACCATCACCAATCGCGACGATTTGAGAATCATGCTGGATCTGCTCTGCAGCACCCATCACACAAACGGCGAAACGCCCTGGAATCTGACCGTCAGCCGTCATCTGATCCGCTTTATGAAGGCATCGCTGGAAATGGAAAGCCTGACGACCCAGGCGGGTTCTCTTACCCTGTACCTGCCACTGGAGCCTGAAAGCGCAGAAACATCGGTGCAGCCGGGCCACGATGACAGTCTGATTGGTATGCACATCCTGATCGTTGACGATAACGCCTCGCTCAGGAAAGTAATTGAAAAGCAGATCCGACGTTGGGGAGTGCGTGTTGAAAGCACCTACAGCGGCAAGGAAGCCCTGGCCATGCTGCGTAATCAGGCAGCTACCGGACATGCGTTTGATGGTGCCATCATTGACCAGGATATGCCGGTCATGAACGGGCTTGAACTGATGCAACGCATTCAGGATGACGCCTCGATCAGCCCCAAGCCCAACGTATTAATGCTCACGGGTCTCAGCATCAGCTCGGTCAGAGAACAGGCCCATGCGGTTGAAATCTATCATCTGTTAGCCAAGCCTGCCAGTGGCGAACGCCTGAAGCGGGCACTGCTGGAACTCAAGTATCGTCCGCAACGACCGTCCAGTACCCACTGA
- the coq7 gene encoding 2-polyprenyl-3-methyl-6-methoxy-1,4-benzoquinone monooxygenase, translating to MSQQNTRQFSLLDRLIGSADQALRTLVPGVASAARPSPALQREQHEMSDAERQHAAALMRINHTGEVCAQALYQGQALTARLPDVRGAMEEAAAEEIDHLAWCEARIKELDGRTSLLNPLFYGLSLGIGAAAGKIGDKVSLGFVAATEQQVCKHLTSHISSLPVQDERSKAVLLQMLEDEAKHATTALDAGGQKFPLPVKMVMTAISKVMTSATYRV from the coding sequence ATGAGCCAGCAAAATACTCGCCAGTTTTCCCTGTTAGATCGCCTGATTGGCAGCGCCGACCAAGCCCTCCGCACCCTCGTTCCCGGTGTTGCCTCAGCCGCTCGCCCATCCCCAGCTCTCCAGCGCGAGCAACATGAGATGAGCGACGCCGAACGTCAACATGCCGCCGCTCTGATGCGCATTAATCATACCGGTGAAGTCTGTGCCCAGGCCTTGTATCAGGGGCAGGCGTTAACGGCCAGATTGCCTGATGTGCGTGGTGCCATGGAAGAAGCCGCCGCAGAAGAAATTGATCACCTGGCCTGGTGTGAAGCTCGCATCAAGGAGCTGGACGGCCGTACCAGCCTGCTGAATCCGCTGTTTTATGGATTATCTCTGGGTATCGGTGCCGCAGCGGGTAAAATTGGTGACAAGGTCAGCCTGGGATTTGTTGCCGCAACAGAACAACAGGTGTGCAAGCACCTGACCTCTCATATCAGTTCATTGCCCGTTCAGGATGAACGCAGCAAGGCGGTGCTGTTGCAAATGCTGGAAGACGAGGCCAAACACGCCACTACCGCACTGGATGCTGGTGGCCAGAAATTTCCATTGCCGGTAAAAATGGTGATGACTGCTATTTCCAAGGTCATGACCAGTGCAACGTATCGGGTTTAA
- a CDS encoding DUF4124 domain-containing protein yields MKFLLSTAVALLLWPALVTSPVQAQVYRWTDESGQVHFGSQPPREQQATAETYDVQVSRPATPPATGRSLVDTANPKKDEEKQPDSDEPAVPNEEADAYCQQGQTYMGKLSSNYSRRFKDQETGEYRPLTDAEREREQQKARKIMDTYCKKQ; encoded by the coding sequence ATGAAATTTTTGCTCTCGACAGCAGTGGCGCTACTGCTATGGCCAGCCTTGGTAACCAGCCCGGTGCAAGCACAGGTATACCGCTGGACAGATGAAAGCGGCCAGGTTCACTTTGGTTCACAGCCTCCCCGTGAGCAACAGGCAACAGCAGAAACCTATGATGTGCAGGTTTCGCGCCCCGCCACACCCCCTGCCACAGGCAGATCCCTGGTGGACACTGCCAATCCGAAAAAGGATGAGGAAAAACAGCCAGACTCCGACGAACCCGCAGTGCCCAACGAAGAGGCCGACGCGTATTGCCAGCAGGGCCAGACCTATATGGGCAAGCTCAGCAGTAATTACAGCCGTCGCTTCAAAGACCAGGAGACCGGTGAATACCGTCCGTTGACGGACGCTGAACGGGAGCGCGAACAGCAGAAAGCCCGCAAGATAATGGACACCTATTGCAAAAAACAATAA
- a CDS encoding AAA family ATPase, with protein MQDVHDLALMLERHTPILVIETHEEPRALDLLTRLAIKRGAALQQWTLTDGLRRLGFGEEPGLEQSEVPERALLHIKQQQQGGIFVFCDLHPFIAEPQIVRLLKDIALQHVHAGKTLVLLSHRLEVPDELMRLSARFQLQLPNEQQLMTLVQEEARRYAAQSGTRVKTDEPTLKRLVANLRGLTYSDARRLIRGAIVDDGAITAEDVPEVSRAKLQLMDMDGVMGFEYDTARFGDVAGLDTMKQWLQQRQQAFLEADTDMRPKGMLLFGVQGSGKSLAAKAVAGSWGVPLLRLDMGALYNKFFGETERNLREALQLAELMAPCVVWIDEIEKALAGDSQDNGVSQRLLGTLLTWLAERKQPVFVVATANNIHALPPELMRKGRLDEIFFVDLPDASVREAIFRIHLGKRGHDVDAVDLGLLAAMTEGFSGAEIEQVVVAAWYASAEAGKTTLNDQPLTTQQLVAAANATQPLSVTMAEPLQRLRLWAAGRAVSAN; from the coding sequence ATGCAGGATGTACACGACCTGGCACTGATGCTGGAGCGCCATACGCCGATTCTGGTGATTGAAACCCACGAAGAACCCCGAGCGCTGGACTTGCTGACTCGTCTGGCCATCAAGCGCGGTGCAGCATTGCAACAATGGACTCTGACCGACGGCTTGCGGCGGCTGGGTTTTGGTGAAGAACCAGGATTGGAGCAAAGTGAGGTGCCCGAACGGGCGTTACTGCATATCAAGCAGCAACAACAGGGCGGTATTTTTGTCTTTTGCGATCTGCATCCATTTATCGCAGAACCACAGATAGTACGGCTGCTCAAGGATATTGCCTTGCAACATGTGCATGCCGGAAAAACCCTCGTTTTACTCAGCCACCGACTTGAGGTACCTGATGAACTGATGCGCCTGAGTGCCCGTTTTCAGCTGCAACTGCCGAATGAACAGCAATTGATGACCCTGGTACAGGAAGAAGCACGGCGTTATGCCGCCCAAAGTGGCACACGGGTAAAAACCGATGAACCAACACTCAAGCGCCTGGTGGCCAACCTTCGTGGTTTGACGTATTCCGATGCCCGCCGACTGATTCGTGGTGCGATAGTCGATGATGGTGCGATCACGGCAGAAGATGTACCGGAAGTCAGCCGGGCAAAACTCCAGTTGATGGATATGGACGGCGTGATGGGATTTGAGTACGACACTGCCCGTTTTGGTGATGTGGCCGGTCTGGATACCATGAAGCAATGGCTGCAACAGCGTCAGCAGGCGTTCCTCGAAGCCGATACCGATATGCGACCCAAAGGAATGTTGCTGTTTGGTGTGCAGGGCAGTGGTAAAAGCCTGGCGGCAAAGGCGGTGGCTGGCAGTTGGGGAGTGCCCTTGTTGCGTCTGGATATGGGTGCCTTGTACAACAAGTTTTTTGGTGAGACAGAACGTAACTTGCGGGAAGCGTTGCAGCTTGCCGAGCTGATGGCGCCTTGTGTTGTGTGGATTGATGAAATCGAAAAAGCACTGGCCGGTGATAGCCAGGACAATGGCGTCAGCCAGCGTTTGCTGGGTACCTTGCTGACCTGGCTGGCGGAGCGTAAACAGCCGGTGTTTGTGGTGGCGACTGCTAACAATATTCATGCTCTGCCACCGGAACTGATGCGCAAGGGTCGTCTGGACGAAATCTTTTTTGTTGATTTGCCCGATGCCAGCGTGCGGGAAGCGATTTTCCGCATCCACCTGGGCAAGCGCGGGCATGATGTCGATGCAGTCGACCTGGGGCTACTGGCCGCCATGACCGAAGGGTTTTCCGGCGCAGAAATTGAACAAGTGGTGGTCGCTGCCTGGTATGCCAGTGCGGAAGCCGGTAAGACAACGCTTAATGACCAGCCACTGACGACCCAACAACTGGTCGCAGCAGCTAATGCAACGCAGCCGCTGTCGGTAACCATGGCTGAACCGCTGCAGCGCCTCCGGTTATGGGCCGCCGGGCGTGCGGTGTCCGCGAATTAG
- a CDS encoding acetolactate synthase 3 large subunit codes for MELLSGGEMLVRALHESGVEYIYGYPGGSLLHIYDAVYRQSAVKHVLVRHEQAAAHMADGYARATGKAGVVMVTSGPGATNTITGIATAFTDSIPMVVISGQVMSHLVGDDAFQETDMLGVSRPVVKHSFSVRRPEEIPELVAKAFYIASTGRPGPVLIDIPKDMTMPNERFEYVYPKKVKLRSYTPPQRGHSGQIKKAVELLLSAKRPVIYSGGGVIIDGSSDKLRALVDRLNFPCTSTLMGLGAYPGTADRFLGMLGMHGTYEANVVMHHADVVLAVGARFDDRVTNATTKFCPDAKIIHIDIDPSSISKTITADVPIVGPVGTVLDEMMALLDEAGETPDADAITSWWKQINEWRPRHGMRYEKNENGLMKPQEVIEALWTATRGDAYVTSDVGQHQMFAAQYYKFDKPNRWINSGGLGTMGFGFPAAMGVKMNFPDHEVVCVTGEGSIQMNIQEMSTCLQYGIPVKIVCLNNGSLGMVRQWQDMNYEGRHSHSYMESLPDFVKLAEAYGHVGIQVKSRDELPQALDDALNKYKDRLVFLDVAVDPEEHVYPMQVPLGSMRDMWLSKTERT; via the coding sequence GTGGAATTACTTTCCGGCGGAGAAATGTTGGTTCGTGCTCTGCACGAGTCAGGCGTTGAATATATCTATGGCTACCCGGGCGGCTCGTTGCTGCACATTTACGATGCCGTCTATAGACAAAGTGCCGTCAAACACGTACTGGTCCGCCACGAGCAGGCCGCAGCCCATATGGCTGATGGCTATGCCCGTGCGACCGGTAAAGCCGGTGTTGTGATGGTGACTTCCGGCCCTGGAGCGACCAATACCATTACAGGTATTGCTACTGCGTTTACGGATTCTATTCCAATGGTTGTCATTTCTGGTCAGGTGATGAGCCATTTGGTCGGCGATGATGCCTTCCAGGAAACGGACATGCTGGGGGTTTCTCGCCCAGTGGTGAAACACAGTTTCAGCGTTCGCCGCCCGGAAGAAATTCCAGAGCTGGTGGCGAAAGCGTTTTATATCGCCAGCACCGGTCGTCCCGGCCCGGTACTGATTGATATACCGAAAGATATGACCATGCCGAATGAGCGTTTTGAATACGTTTATCCGAAAAAGGTCAAACTGCGCTCTTACACACCGCCTCAGCGTGGCCACTCCGGCCAAATCAAGAAGGCGGTTGAATTGCTGTTGAGCGCCAAGCGTCCGGTTATCTACAGCGGCGGTGGTGTGATCATCGACGGCAGTTCAGATAAGCTGCGGGCATTGGTGGATCGCCTGAACTTCCCATGCACCAGCACATTGATGGGGCTGGGGGCTTATCCCGGCACGGCGGATCGTTTCCTTGGTATGTTAGGGATGCACGGCACCTACGAAGCGAACGTGGTGATGCACCACGCCGATGTGGTGTTGGCGGTAGGCGCTCGCTTTGATGACCGAGTGACCAATGCCACGACCAAGTTTTGTCCGGACGCCAAGATCATTCATATCGATATTGATCCATCGTCTATTTCCAAAACCATCACCGCCGATGTGCCCATTGTCGGGCCAGTGGGTACGGTGCTGGACGAAATGATGGCGCTGCTGGATGAAGCTGGTGAAACGCCGGATGCTGATGCGATAACCTCCTGGTGGAAACAGATCAACGAGTGGCGTCCGCGTCATGGTATGCGTTACGAAAAAAATGAAAACGGCTTGATGAAACCACAGGAAGTCATCGAAGCGCTGTGGACTGCTACTCGGGGAGATGCCTACGTCACCTCCGATGTTGGCCAACATCAGATGTTTGCCGCTCAGTACTACAAGTTTGACAAGCCCAATCGTTGGATCAACTCCGGTGGCCTGGGCACCATGGGCTTTGGTTTTCCGGCCGCGATGGGGGTGAAGATGAACTTCCCCGATCACGAAGTGGTGTGTGTCACGGGTGAAGGTTCGATCCAGATGAACATTCAGGAAATGTCGACCTGCTTGCAGTACGGTATTCCGGTAAAAATCGTCTGTCTGAACAATGGTTCGCTGGGTATGGTACGTCAGTGGCAGGACATGAACTACGAAGGGCGACATTCCCATTCCTATATGGAATCACTGCCTGACTTCGTTAAGTTGGCCGAGGCCTATGGCCATGTGGGTATTCAGGTAAAAAGCCGCGATGAATTGCCGCAAGCGCTGGACGATGCCTTGAATAAATACAAGGATCGCCTGGTATTCCTCGATGTAGCCGTTGACCCGGAAGAACACGTTTATCCAATGCAGGTGCCTTTGGGCTCCATGCGCGACATGTGGCTGAGCAAGACGGAGCGTACCTGA